In one Streptomyces sp. NBC_01288 genomic region, the following are encoded:
- a CDS encoding glycosyltransferase family 4 protein — protein sequence MTAEASQAGPQEDLAADGERPLRIALLTYKGNPFCGGQGVYVRHLSRELARLGHRVEVIGSQPYPVLDEGYDGISLTELPSLDLYRSPDPFRTPKRDEYRDWIDALEVATMWTGGFPEPITFSLRARRHLRARRGEFDIVHDNQTLGYGLLGDVGAPLVTTIHHPITVDRQLELDAAENWRQRMSKRRWYSFTQMQKRVARRLPSVLTVSGTSRQEIIDHLGVRDDRIHVVHIGADTDLFSPNPAVPQVPGRIVTTSSADVPLKGLVFLVEALAKVRTEHPDAHLIVVGKRPTEGPVAQAVERYGLDGAVDFVKGISDAELVDLVRSAEVACVPSLYEGFSLPAAEAMATGTPLVATTGGAIPEVAGRDGETCLAVPPGDPGALASGLSRLLADPALRGRLGAAGRERVLARFTWAKAAEGTAARYRAAIAAGPTGSAAPAWLSPSAAPSPSPSPTSVTGVSPESRATC from the coding sequence GTGACCGCTGAGGCCAGTCAGGCGGGTCCCCAGGAGGACCTGGCAGCCGACGGCGAGCGACCGCTCCGTATCGCACTCCTCACCTATAAAGGGAACCCGTTCTGCGGGGGGCAGGGCGTCTACGTCCGCCACCTCTCCCGCGAACTGGCCCGCCTCGGGCACCGCGTCGAGGTCATCGGCTCGCAGCCGTACCCCGTCCTCGACGAGGGCTACGACGGCATCTCCCTGACCGAGCTGCCCTCGCTCGACCTCTACCGCTCCCCGGACCCCTTCCGCACCCCGAAGCGCGACGAGTACCGGGACTGGATCGACGCCCTCGAAGTCGCGACGATGTGGACCGGCGGCTTCCCCGAGCCCATCACGTTCTCGCTCCGCGCCCGCCGCCATCTCCGGGCCCGGCGCGGCGAGTTCGACATCGTGCACGACAACCAGACGCTGGGGTACGGGTTGTTGGGGGACGTCGGCGCCCCGCTCGTCACCACGATCCACCACCCCATCACCGTGGACCGGCAGTTGGAGCTGGACGCGGCCGAGAACTGGCGCCAGCGCATGTCCAAGCGCCGCTGGTACTCCTTCACACAGATGCAGAAGCGGGTCGCCCGCCGCCTGCCCTCCGTGCTCACCGTCTCCGGCACCTCGCGCCAGGAGATCATCGACCACCTCGGCGTCCGCGACGACCGCATCCACGTCGTCCACATCGGCGCCGACACCGACCTGTTCTCCCCGAACCCCGCCGTACCCCAGGTACCGGGCCGGATCGTCACCACGTCCAGCGCGGACGTCCCCCTCAAGGGCCTCGTCTTCCTCGTCGAGGCCCTCGCGAAGGTCCGCACCGAACACCCCGACGCCCACCTGATCGTCGTCGGCAAACGCCCCACCGAGGGCCCGGTCGCCCAGGCCGTCGAGCGCTACGGCCTCGACGGCGCCGTCGACTTCGTCAAGGGCATCTCCGACGCCGAACTCGTCGACCTGGTCCGCTCGGCGGAGGTCGCCTGCGTGCCCTCGCTGTACGAGGGCTTCTCGCTCCCGGCGGCGGAGGCGATGGCCACGGGTACGCCCCTCGTCGCCACGACGGGCGGAGCCATCCCGGAGGTCGCCGGACGCGACGGCGAGACCTGCCTGGCGGTACCGCCGGGGGACCCGGGCGCGCTGGCCTCTGGCTTGAGCCGACTCCTGGCCGACCCGGCACTCCGGGGCCGCCTCGGCGCGGCGGGCCGCGAACGCGTCCTGGCCCGCTTCACCTGGGCGAAGGCGGCGGAGGGCACGGCGGCCCGCTACCGCGCCGCGATCGCCGCCGGCCCGACGGGCAGCGCGGCCCCGGCATGGTTGTCGCCCTCGGCGGCTCCGTCCCCTTCCCCTTCTCCGACCAGTGTTACCGGCGTCTCTCCCGAAAGCAGGGCCACGTGCTGA
- a CDS encoding class I SAM-dependent methyltransferase gives MLTVDFSRFPLAPGDRVLDLGCGAGRHAFECYRRGAQVVALDQNAEEIREVAKWFAAMKEAGEAPAGATATAMEGDALQLPFPDESFDVVIISEVMEHIPDDKGVLAEMVRVLKPGGRIAITVPRYGPEKICWALSDAYHEVEGGHIRIYKADELLAKIREAGLKPYGTHHAHGLHSPYWWLKCAFGVDNDKALPVQAYHKLLVWDIMKKPLATRVAEQALNPLIGKSFVAYATKPHLPGLAEAEAK, from the coding sequence GTGCTGACCGTCGACTTCTCCCGGTTCCCGCTCGCCCCTGGCGACCGAGTCCTGGACCTCGGGTGCGGTGCCGGGCGGCACGCGTTCGAGTGTTATCGGCGAGGGGCACAGGTCGTCGCCCTCGACCAGAACGCCGAGGAGATCCGCGAGGTCGCCAAGTGGTTCGCGGCGATGAAGGAGGCCGGCGAGGCCCCCGCCGGAGCCACCGCCACCGCGATGGAGGGCGACGCGCTCCAACTCCCCTTCCCGGACGAGTCGTTCGACGTCGTGATCATCTCCGAGGTCATGGAGCACATCCCGGACGACAAGGGAGTGCTCGCCGAGATGGTCCGGGTCTTGAAGCCCGGCGGCCGCATCGCCATCACCGTCCCGCGCTACGGCCCCGAGAAGATCTGCTGGGCCCTGTCCGACGCCTACCACGAGGTCGAGGGCGGCCACATCCGCATCTACAAGGCGGACGAACTCCTCGCCAAGATCCGCGAGGCGGGCCTCAAGCCGTACGGCACCCACCACGCGCACGGGCTGCACTCGCCGTACTGGTGGCTGAAGTGCGCGTTCGGCGTGGACAACGACAAGGCGCTGCCGGTGCAGGCGTACCACAAGCTCCTGGTCTGGGACATCATGAAGAAACCACTCGCCACCCGGGTCGCCGAACAGGCGCTGAACCCGCTGATCGGCAAGAGCTTCGTGGCCTACGCGACCAAGCCGCATCTCCCCGGGCTCGCCGAGGCGGAAGCCAAGTGA
- a CDS encoding prenyltransferase/squalene oxidase repeat-containing protein, with amino-acid sequence MTTPRTEHLVLPGVLTAEQAAATVAGILAVQREDGAIPWFRGHDLDPWDHTEAAMALDAAGEHEAAERAYNWLARHQNEDGSWFAAYADGDPGDVTDRGRETNFVAYIAVGVWHHYLATGDDTFLDRLWPNVFAAVEFVLRLQQPGGQIGWKREDDGTDTADALLTGSSSIHQALRCALAIAEEREEPQPDWELAVGALRHAIRRHPERFLDKGRYSMDWYYPVLGGALTGVEAKSRVEEGWSRFVVPGLGVRCVVPNPWVTGGESAELALALWVLGESDRALEILQSIQHLRDAESGLYWTGYVFDDDAVWPRELTTWTAGSLLLAVAALGGHDATCAVFGAEHLPLGLDPDCC; translated from the coding sequence GTGACCACTCCCCGGACAGAACACCTCGTCCTGCCCGGGGTCCTCACCGCGGAGCAGGCCGCCGCGACCGTCGCCGGCATCCTCGCCGTGCAGCGGGAGGACGGGGCGATCCCGTGGTTCCGGGGCCATGACCTCGACCCGTGGGACCACACCGAGGCCGCGATGGCGCTGGACGCGGCGGGCGAGCACGAGGCGGCGGAGCGGGCGTACAACTGGCTCGCCCGGCACCAGAACGAGGACGGGTCGTGGTTCGCGGCCTACGCCGACGGGGATCCGGGTGACGTCACCGACCGGGGGCGTGAGACCAACTTCGTCGCCTACATCGCCGTCGGCGTGTGGCATCACTACCTCGCCACCGGTGACGACACGTTCCTGGACCGGCTGTGGCCGAATGTCTTCGCTGCGGTCGAGTTCGTGCTGCGGCTTCAGCAGCCGGGTGGGCAGATCGGGTGGAAGCGGGAGGACGACGGTACGGACACGGCCGATGCGCTGCTGACCGGTTCGTCCTCGATCCACCAGGCGCTGCGGTGCGCCCTTGCGATCGCCGAGGAGCGGGAAGAGCCGCAGCCCGACTGGGAGTTGGCGGTCGGGGCGCTACGGCATGCGATTCGTCGGCATCCTGAACGGTTCCTGGACAAGGGCCGTTACTCGATGGACTGGTACTACCCGGTGCTGGGTGGTGCGTTGACCGGTGTGGAGGCCAAGTCCCGGGTGGAGGAGGGCTGGAGCCGGTTCGTCGTGCCGGGGCTCGGTGTGCGGTGCGTTGTTCCCAACCCGTGGGTCACGGGGGGTGAGTCCGCCGAACTCGCCCTCGCGCTCTGGGTGTTGGGCGAGTCCGACCGCGCGTTGGAGATTCTCCAGTCCATTCAGCATCTGCGTGATGCGGAGAGCGGGCTGTACTGGACCGGGTACGTCTTCGATGACGATGCGGTGTGGCCTCGGGAGCTGACCACGTGGACCGCGGGGTCGTTGCTGCTTGCGGTGGCGGCGTTGGGGGGCCATGACGCGACCTGTGCGGTCTTTGGCGCCGAGCATTTGCCGTTGGGGCTGGATCCGGATTGTTGTTGA
- a CDS encoding LLM class F420-dependent oxidoreductase has protein sequence MRLGLALGYWGRGPSADHVPLAQEAERLGYDSVWTAESWGSDAFTPLTWIAAQTSTIKLGTAVAQMAARSPTTTAMHALTLDHLSGGRVLLGLGLSGPQVVEGWYGRPFPKSPLTATREYVEVVRQVLRREAPVEVNGRFHAHPYRGADGTGLGKALKSITHPLRSDLPILLGAEGPKNVAQTAAIADGWLPLYWSPSRPEVYGTTTFRDTFLVAPMAQVKVCDDVAEGLLPVKMMLGFYIGGMGHAARNFHADLMARMGYEEEARRIQELFLAGRREEAVLAVPDAFADEISLVGPRERIAERLELWRKGPVTDLLALAPDPHTLRVLAELNS, from the coding sequence ATGCGGCTCGGTCTCGCACTCGGGTACTGGGGGCGCGGGCCCTCCGCCGACCATGTGCCGCTGGCCCAGGAGGCCGAGCGGCTCGGGTACGACTCCGTGTGGACGGCCGAGTCGTGGGGGTCCGACGCCTTCACTCCCCTCACCTGGATCGCGGCGCAGACCTCAACGATCAAGCTGGGCACGGCCGTTGCGCAGATGGCGGCCCGCTCCCCGACCACCACCGCGATGCACGCGCTCACCCTCGACCATCTCTCCGGCGGGCGCGTGCTGCTCGGGCTCGGGCTGTCGGGGCCGCAGGTGGTGGAGGGGTGGTACGGCCGCCCCTTCCCCAAGTCGCCGCTGACCGCGACCCGGGAGTATGTCGAGGTCGTACGGCAGGTGCTGCGGCGGGAAGCGCCGGTCGAGGTGAACGGGCGGTTCCACGCGCATCCGTACCGGGGCGCGGACGGAACAGGGCTCGGCAAGGCCCTCAAGTCCATTACGCACCCGCTCCGTTCGGACCTGCCGATCCTGCTGGGCGCCGAGGGACCGAAGAACGTGGCGCAGACGGCGGCGATCGCGGACGGCTGGCTGCCGCTGTACTGGTCGCCGAGCCGACCGGAGGTCTACGGAACGACGACCTTCCGTGACACCTTCCTCGTCGCGCCCATGGCGCAGGTGAAGGTCTGCGACGACGTCGCCGAAGGCCTCCTCCCCGTGAAGATGATGCTCGGCTTCTACATCGGCGGGATGGGGCACGCGGCCCGTAACTTCCACGCCGATCTGATGGCGCGCATGGGGTACGAGGAAGAGGCCCGCCGGATACAGGAGTTGTTCCTCGCGGGCCGACGTGAGGAGGCCGTGCTCGCGGTGCCGGACGCGTTCGCCGACGAGATCTCGCTGGTCGGACCGCGTGAACGGATCGCGGAGCGGCTGGAGTTGTGGCGCAAGGGCCCGGTGACGGACCTGCTGGCCCTTGCGCCCGACCCGCACACGCTGCGGGTGCTGGCGGAGCTGAACTCCTAG
- a CDS encoding N-acetylmuramoyl-L-alanine amidase, producing MSYVGPDFDPPQPRRLRRGPLTVALAALVPGALIGWFVYEAVGGPGDSSGSAAGNTSSASSTASGAPASPTGTASNDDKPPGPSPLKGKVVVIDPGHNVTNFQHTAEINRKVDIGTNWKECDTTGTSTNAGYSEAQFTMDVSHRLKALLEKQGVTVKLTHDTGSPSWGPCVDQRARFGNDAHADAALSIHADGAPAGDHGFHVILPASVHAGGADTRAIVGPSAVLGRGIASNYRRVTGEPFSNYVGDGTGLDTRKDLGGLNLSTVPKVFIECGNMRDSNDAALLTNGAWRQKAAQGISEGIVSFLRG from the coding sequence GTGTCGTACGTAGGTCCGGACTTTGATCCTCCGCAGCCCCGCCGTCTCCGTCGAGGGCCCCTGACCGTGGCGCTGGCCGCGCTGGTCCCGGGGGCGTTGATCGGGTGGTTCGTGTACGAGGCCGTCGGCGGCCCGGGTGACAGCTCGGGCAGTGCGGCGGGCAACACGTCCTCCGCCTCCTCCACGGCGTCCGGCGCGCCCGCGTCCCCTACGGGTACCGCGTCCAACGACGACAAGCCGCCGGGGCCGAGTCCCCTCAAGGGCAAGGTCGTCGTCATCGACCCGGGGCACAACGTCACCAACTTCCAGCACACCGCCGAGATCAACCGCAAGGTGGACATCGGCACGAACTGGAAGGAGTGCGACACGACGGGGACGTCGACCAACGCAGGTTATTCGGAAGCCCAGTTCACGATGGACGTGTCCCACCGGCTGAAGGCGCTGCTCGAAAAGCAGGGCGTCACAGTGAAGTTGACGCATGACACCGGCTCCCCGTCCTGGGGGCCGTGCGTGGATCAGCGGGCCCGGTTCGGCAACGACGCGCACGCGGACGCCGCGCTCTCCATCCACGCGGACGGCGCACCGGCCGGCGACCACGGCTTCCATGTGATCCTGCCCGCCTCCGTGCACGCGGGCGGCGCCGACACCCGTGCCATCGTCGGCCCTTCGGCCGTCCTCGGGCGGGGCATCGCGAGCAACTACCGTCGCGTGACGGGCGAACCGTTCTCCAATTACGTCGGCGACGGCACCGGTCTCGACACCCGTAAGGACCTCGGCGGTCTCAATCTGTCAACGGTTCCGAAGGTGTTCATCGAATGCGGCAACATGCGCGATAGCAATGATGCCGCACTGCTGACGAACGGCGCCTGGCGACAGAAGGCGGCGCAGGGGATCTCTGAGGGAATCGTGAGTTTCCTGCGCGGGTAA
- a CDS encoding alpha/beta fold hydrolase, translating to MTMVKDVTHRLVPAPAGRIHLVEQGTGPLVLLVHGFPESWYSWRHQLPALAAAGFRAVAVDVRGYGRSSRPEDVSAYRMLDLVEDAVAVVHALGERSAVIVGHDWGAGIAANSALLRPDVFRAVGLLSVPYAPRGGPRPSEIFAEMGGDEEFYVSYFQERGRAEAEIEPDVRGWLAGFYGAFSADTMPQPGAPDPHFVSRGVGGTLRDRFPAEPPAWLSEAELDVYAGEFERTGLTTALNRYRNMDRDWEDLAPYDGALITQPSLFLGGSLDASTTWLSDAIAAYPVTLPGLRGSHILEGCGHWIQQERPAEVNQHLLNWLAELPG from the coding sequence ATGACCATGGTCAAGGACGTCACGCACCGGCTCGTCCCCGCCCCCGCGGGCCGTATCCACCTCGTGGAACAGGGCACCGGCCCCCTGGTCCTCCTGGTGCACGGCTTCCCGGAGTCCTGGTACTCGTGGCGCCACCAGCTCCCGGCACTGGCCGCGGCGGGCTTCCGCGCGGTAGCCGTCGACGTACGCGGCTACGGCCGCTCCTCGCGCCCCGAGGACGTGTCGGCGTACCGGATGCTCGACCTGGTCGAGGACGCCGTGGCGGTCGTGCACGCGCTCGGCGAGCGGTCGGCGGTGATCGTCGGCCACGACTGGGGCGCCGGCATCGCGGCGAACTCCGCCCTCCTCAGGCCGGACGTCTTCCGAGCCGTAGGACTGCTGAGCGTCCCCTACGCGCCCCGAGGCGGCCCGCGCCCCAGCGAGATCTTCGCGGAGATGGGCGGGGACGAGGAGTTCTACGTCTCCTACTTCCAGGAGCGCGGCCGGGCGGAGGCGGAGATCGAACCGGACGTACGCGGCTGGCTGGCGGGTTTCTACGGTGCGTTCTCCGCCGACACGATGCCCCAACCCGGCGCCCCCGACCCGCACTTCGTGAGCAGGGGAGTCGGCGGCACCCTGCGCGACCGCTTCCCGGCGGAGCCGCCCGCCTGGCTGAGCGAGGCCGAACTGGACGTCTACGCAGGCGAGTTCGAGCGCACCGGCCTGACCACCGCCCTGAACCGCTACCGCAACATGGACCGAGACTGGGAGGACCTGGCTCCCTACGACGGCGCTCTGATCACCCAGCCGTCCCTGTTCCTGGGCGGCTCCCTGGACGCCTCTACCACCTGGCTGTCCGACGCGATCGCCGCGTACCCGGTGACCCTGCCCGGCCTGCGCGGCTCGCACATCCTGGAGGGCTGCGGCCACTGGATCCAGCAGGAACGCCCGGCCGAGGTCAACCAGCACCTGCTCAACTGGCTGGCTGAGCTGCCCGGTTGA